A single genomic interval of Arthrobacter globiformis harbors:
- a CDS encoding helix-turn-helix transcriptional regulator, with protein sequence MDYQAELQGFLTSRRHRLTPEQAGLPPYPGIRRVPGLRREEVAQLAAISTDYYTRLERGKITGVSDEVLEAIARALQLGDIERDHLMSLARAIRPSPASRRPRKAKPRVRPQLQRVLDTFPAPAYIQNGRLDLVAANSIGWSLFPQAQEANPGQFNHLRFQFLDPRAREFYRDWNMGTNNSVALLRAAVAHDPNDEESMKLVGELSMKSDRFRGLWAAHDVLRFRHGVKKYHHPLVGDLDFDFESFEVSGEPDLLMVVYVIEPHSPTAEAMQLLANWTGTGQGNAIEQSRSDAGADPRAR encoded by the coding sequence ATGGATTATCAGGCGGAGCTTCAGGGATTCCTCACGTCGCGCCGCCACCGGCTTACCCCCGAGCAGGCGGGTCTGCCGCCGTACCCAGGGATCCGCCGAGTACCCGGGCTGCGCCGCGAGGAGGTCGCCCAGCTCGCGGCGATCAGCACGGACTACTACACCCGCCTTGAACGGGGAAAAATCACAGGAGTCTCGGACGAGGTGCTCGAGGCGATCGCCCGCGCCCTCCAGCTCGGTGACATCGAACGCGACCACCTCATGTCCCTGGCACGCGCAATCCGCCCGTCGCCGGCCTCACGTCGGCCCCGAAAGGCGAAACCACGCGTCCGTCCCCAGCTTCAACGGGTACTCGACACCTTCCCGGCACCGGCCTACATCCAGAACGGCCGTCTGGACCTCGTGGCCGCGAACTCGATCGGCTGGTCCCTGTTCCCCCAAGCCCAGGAGGCCAATCCCGGGCAGTTCAACCATCTGCGCTTCCAGTTCCTCGATCCCCGGGCCCGCGAGTTCTACCGGGACTGGAACATGGGCACAAACAACTCCGTCGCCCTGTTGCGTGCGGCTGTGGCTCATGACCCCAACGATGAGGAGAGCATGAAGCTCGTGGGCGAGCTCTCCATGAAGAGCGACAGGTTCCGGGGCCTGTGGGCAGCCCATGACGTGCTTCGGTTCCGGCACGGGGTGAAGAAGTACCACCACCCGCTCGTGGGTGACCTCGATTTCGATTTCGAGTCCTTCGAGGTCAGCGGAGAACCCGATCTGCTCATGGTCGTTTACGTCATCGAGCCCCACTCACCAACTGCTGAGGCTATGCAACTCCTGGCCAACTGGACAGGCACCGGTCAAGGCAACGCGATTGAACAATCCCGCAGTGATGCAGGGGCGGACCCGCGGGCGCGCTGA
- a CDS encoding MFS transporter translates to MTSPTTLERTAGPVATAVRWTRAQWLLLMVVCTVLALDGLDVSMVGVALPSIGHELNLGTDALQWIVSAYVLGYGSLLLLGGRLADLLGRRRIFLIALSVFAAASLLGGLVDDPAILIATRFVKGLAAAFTAPTGFSIITTNFAEGRERNKALSIFTTFGASGFSLGLVVGGLMTSLSWRWTFLVSVPIAVLVVILGHRFIPRDAPDATDSGHDVWGAVTLALGMLGLVYTLVSAPEQGWGSVATIAGFIISAAVLAAFAVIENKVRHPLIRFGILREGWVARANISAVGLFGSYLSFQFIVTLFLQSALGWSPLAMALALLPTGLIVATSAPFADRLINVFGATRLILAGLASMGLGYVLFLRVGTTPNYALDILPSIILLGIGFALAFPSINVQATAGIKDSEQGLAAGLIQTSTQVGAALVLAVTTAMVSGGRSDGGTVPSAAAMLEQYRPGLVLSAAVAIAALLVAAVPARRRAVALAA, encoded by the coding sequence ATGACCTCACCTACCACCCTCGAACGAACTGCCGGCCCCGTCGCCACGGCCGTCCGCTGGACCCGTGCCCAGTGGCTCCTGCTGATGGTTGTCTGCACCGTCCTGGCCCTGGACGGGCTGGATGTGTCCATGGTGGGCGTGGCCCTGCCATCAATCGGGCACGAACTGAACCTCGGCACGGACGCGCTGCAGTGGATTGTCTCCGCGTATGTCCTCGGTTACGGCAGCCTGCTGCTTCTGGGCGGCCGGCTCGCGGACCTTCTGGGCCGCCGCCGCATCTTCCTCATTGCCCTCTCGGTCTTCGCTGCCGCATCCCTGCTGGGCGGACTCGTGGATGACCCCGCAATCCTCATTGCCACACGGTTCGTGAAGGGCCTCGCGGCCGCCTTCACCGCCCCCACGGGCTTCTCCATCATCACCACCAACTTCGCGGAGGGCCGCGAGCGCAACAAGGCGCTTTCCATCTTCACCACGTTCGGCGCGAGCGGCTTCTCCCTGGGGCTCGTCGTCGGTGGCCTCATGACCAGCCTGAGTTGGCGGTGGACGTTCCTGGTATCCGTGCCCATCGCCGTCCTGGTTGTCATTCTGGGCCACCGCTTCATCCCGCGGGACGCGCCCGATGCCACGGACAGCGGCCACGATGTCTGGGGCGCTGTCACCCTGGCGCTGGGCATGCTGGGACTCGTTTACACGCTGGTGTCCGCACCGGAACAGGGCTGGGGATCTGTGGCAACAATCGCCGGATTCATCATCTCTGCCGCGGTGCTGGCAGCCTTCGCCGTCATCGAGAACAAGGTCAGGCACCCGCTCATCCGCTTTGGCATCCTGCGCGAGGGCTGGGTGGCACGGGCCAACATCAGCGCGGTTGGACTGTTTGGCTCCTACCTCAGCTTCCAGTTCATCGTGACGCTCTTCCTGCAGTCCGCCCTGGGGTGGAGCCCGCTGGCGATGGCCCTGGCCCTGCTGCCGACCGGACTGATCGTCGCCACCAGCGCGCCGTTTGCCGACCGCCTGATCAACGTGTTCGGTGCCACCCGGCTGATCCTGGCCGGACTGGCCTCCATGGGCCTCGGCTACGTCCTGTTCCTCCGGGTGGGCACCACACCCAACTACGCCCTGGACATCCTGCCCTCGATCATCCTGCTGGGCATCGGCTTCGCCCTGGCCTTCCCCTCCATCAATGTCCAGGCCACCGCCGGCATCAAGGATTCCGAGCAGGGCCTGGCAGCCGGACTCATCCAGACCAGCACGCAGGTGGGGGCCGCTTTGGTCCTGGCAGTCACCACCGCCATGGTCAGCGGAGGGCGCTCCGACGGCGGCACGGTCCCCAGTGCCGCCGCCATGCTTGAGCAGTACAGGCCCGGCCTGGTGCTGAGTGCCGCCGTCGCCATCGCGGCGCTGCTGGTTGCGGCTGTGCCTGCCCGACGGCGGGCGGTCGCCCTGGCTGCCTAG
- a CDS encoding MarR family winged helix-turn-helix transcriptional regulator: MASTTDRTLVEQWRSIQDAYFRTSCALDRALEAKFDIGLNEFEILDLVAEHSKASCRMKELGERTPMSQSAVSKVVDRLEKAGLLTRQSCTDDRRSLYLELTAAGRKLHRAAAVEHRALLKENLA; the protein is encoded by the coding sequence ATGGCATCGACGACGGACCGCACGCTGGTTGAGCAATGGCGCAGCATCCAGGACGCGTACTTCCGCACCTCCTGCGCCCTCGACCGGGCACTGGAAGCCAAGTTCGACATCGGCCTGAACGAGTTCGAGATCCTGGACCTTGTGGCGGAGCACAGCAAGGCATCGTGCCGGATGAAGGAACTCGGCGAACGGACCCCCATGAGCCAGAGTGCCGTCTCCAAGGTGGTGGACCGGCTGGAGAAGGCCGGACTGCTGACCCGCCAGTCCTGCACGGATGACCGCCGTTCGCTATACCTCGAGCTCACAGCGGCGGGCCGAAAGCTCCACCGGGCTGCCGCCGTCGAACACCGCGCACTCCTCAAGGAGAACCTGGCTTAG
- a CDS encoding class I SAM-dependent methyltransferase — protein MDNAGLTGSGALKHLQHPRFARAYARAVEGMNRRGATEHRRRMLAGLHGTVIEIGAGDGSAFALYPPAVTHVLALEPDDYLRSLALNRAADAPVPVAVRPAAAERIPADDGSADAVVASLVLCSVADQAAVLAEIRRVLRPGGTLAYYEHVRSDRPVLAAVEDLLTPAWQRLAGGCHPNRDTLGAIAAAGFTIRDNRRFGFAVQSLTPPVAHILGHATSPGPPR, from the coding sequence ATGGACAACGCGGGCCTGACCGGCAGCGGCGCGCTGAAGCACCTGCAGCATCCGCGGTTCGCCCGCGCCTACGCGCGCGCCGTCGAAGGGATGAACCGCCGCGGGGCCACCGAGCACCGCCGCCGCATGCTGGCCGGCCTGCACGGGACGGTGATCGAGATCGGCGCGGGGGACGGGTCCGCCTTTGCGCTCTACCCGCCGGCAGTCACGCACGTTCTGGCGCTGGAGCCCGACGACTACCTCAGAAGCCTCGCCCTGAACCGCGCCGCTGATGCCCCGGTGCCGGTGGCGGTACGGCCGGCTGCAGCCGAGCGGATCCCGGCCGACGACGGCAGTGCGGATGCCGTCGTCGCCAGCCTTGTGCTGTGCAGCGTCGCGGACCAGGCGGCGGTCCTCGCGGAAATCCGGCGCGTTCTGCGCCCCGGCGGGACCCTGGCCTACTACGAGCATGTCCGCTCTGACCGCCCTGTGCTGGCCGCCGTCGAAGATCTGCTCACGCCGGCGTGGCAGCGCCTGGCCGGCGGGTGCCACCCCAACCGGGACACCCTCGGCGCCATCGCCGCGGCCGGATTCACCATCCGGGACAACCGGCGGTTCGGCTTCGCCGTCCAGTCCCTGACCCCTCCCGTGGCGCACATCCTCGGCCACGCCACCAGCCCCGGACCGCCCCGGTGA
- a CDS encoding heavy-metal-associated domain-containing protein, which translates to MDGVDDAAVELIPGGLSRLRISGSADEAAVREAINSAGYRLHTS; encoded by the coding sequence TTGGACGGCGTGGACGACGCCGCCGTCGAACTCATTCCGGGCGGCCTGTCCCGCCTGCGGATCTCCGGAAGCGCCGACGAGGCCGCTGTCCGCGAAGCAATCAACTCGGCCGGATACAGACTCCACACCAGCTGA
- a CDS encoding DUF305 domain-containing protein, with translation MTKKFLTLSAAAVAATLALAGCSTGSGPGSTGTSTPGMDHGSSSSAPAGSSAAAAAEHNAADVMFAQMMIPHHAQAVEMSQMMLAKKDIPAEVTALATKIKAAQGPEIETMTGWLTSWNEPTQAPTGHDMSTHGAGGMGGMVSDADMKKLDAAQGTEAAKLFLTQMIAHHEGAIVMAKTETTGGKNPDAVNLSKAIVSAQEAEIQEMQALLAKL, from the coding sequence ATGACCAAAAAGTTTCTGACCCTGTCCGCCGCCGCCGTTGCCGCGACCCTTGCCCTGGCTGGATGCTCCACCGGTTCAGGGCCCGGCTCCACCGGCACCTCGACACCCGGAATGGATCACGGCAGCTCCAGTTCCGCGCCGGCCGGCAGCTCCGCCGCTGCCGCCGCTGAGCACAACGCCGCCGACGTCATGTTCGCCCAGATGATGATCCCCCACCACGCGCAGGCGGTGGAGATGAGCCAGATGATGCTGGCCAAGAAGGACATCCCCGCGGAGGTGACCGCCCTGGCCACCAAGATCAAGGCCGCCCAGGGACCCGAAATCGAGACTATGACCGGGTGGCTGACCAGCTGGAACGAACCTACGCAGGCACCCACCGGTCACGACATGTCCACCCACGGTGCCGGTGGCATGGGCGGCATGGTGAGCGACGCCGACATGAAGAAACTCGACGCAGCCCAGGGCACGGAAGCGGCAAAGCTCTTCCTGACCCAGATGATCGCCCACCACGAGGGCGCCATCGTGATGGCCAAAACCGAAACCACCGGCGGGAAAAACCCCGACGCCGTCAACCTCAGCAAAGCCATCGTCAGCGCGCAGGAGGCCGAAATCCAGGAAATGCAAGCACTGCTGGCCAAGCTCTGA
- a CDS encoding glycosyltransferase: MSSVIVCSGPHDGHVSPMVGVARRLIDRGHRVRFLTGPAYQDAVEAIGAEYLPLGPGAEHATEPSAATGVQAIREGIRGLVIEPARGQYLPLAAAIAAEPTDAVLAEVTFVGAATLSRLPRSKRPPIITCGILPLTLSSRDCAPYGSGLAPGKGPGARLRNQAMNWLISNVVLKDSQRQVDALTRELVGVGLDGLFILDWARRTELIAQFTVEEFEYPRSDAPGNLRFFGPMSRHAASASVTPKPDWWGELDGSRPVVYVTQGTVSNEDFTALVGPTLEGLAGEDVTVVVSTGRRPLESLPPLPANARAAEFLPDAELLPKVDVYVTNGGYGGLHYAMENGVPIVVAGDTEDKPEGAARVAWAGVGINLKTGRPKQEAIRDAVQKVLGDGRYRAGSQRIGAAIAASPGVDGLIDEMEAMLRKV; encoded by the coding sequence ATGTCGTCAGTCATCGTTTGCAGCGGCCCCCACGACGGCCACGTTTCGCCCATGGTCGGAGTCGCACGCCGCCTGATTGATCGCGGCCACAGGGTGCGGTTCCTCACCGGCCCCGCCTACCAGGACGCAGTAGAGGCCATCGGGGCCGAGTACCTCCCGCTGGGGCCGGGCGCCGAACACGCGACCGAACCCAGCGCGGCCACCGGCGTCCAGGCGATCCGCGAGGGTATCCGCGGGCTGGTGATCGAGCCTGCCCGCGGCCAGTATCTGCCGTTGGCGGCGGCGATCGCTGCCGAACCGACGGACGCTGTCCTGGCAGAGGTCACCTTCGTGGGCGCCGCCACCCTGTCCAGGCTTCCGCGCAGCAAGCGGCCCCCGATCATCACCTGCGGCATCCTGCCGCTGACGCTTTCCAGCCGGGACTGCGCCCCCTACGGCTCCGGCCTGGCGCCCGGCAAGGGACCGGGCGCCCGCCTGAGGAACCAGGCAATGAACTGGCTGATCTCCAACGTGGTGCTGAAGGACAGCCAGCGGCAGGTGGACGCCCTGACCCGCGAATTGGTGGGAGTGGGGCTGGACGGGCTGTTCATCCTGGACTGGGCCCGCCGCACCGAACTCATCGCCCAGTTCACCGTGGAGGAGTTCGAGTACCCGCGCTCGGACGCGCCGGGCAACCTGCGCTTCTTCGGGCCGATGTCCCGCCATGCCGCATCCGCCTCAGTGACGCCGAAGCCGGACTGGTGGGGCGAGCTGGACGGCTCCCGCCCGGTGGTTTACGTGACGCAGGGGACGGTCTCCAACGAGGACTTCACGGCCCTGGTGGGCCCCACGCTCGAGGGGCTTGCCGGGGAGGACGTGACCGTCGTCGTCAGTACCGGCCGCCGACCGCTCGAATCGCTTCCGCCCCTCCCGGCCAACGCCCGCGCCGCCGAGTTCCTCCCGGACGCGGAGCTCCTGCCGAAGGTCGACGTCTACGTCACGAACGGCGGCTACGGCGGCCTGCATTACGCGATGGAAAACGGCGTGCCCATCGTGGTGGCCGGGGACACCGAGGACAAACCCGAGGGAGCCGCCCGGGTGGCCTGGGCCGGCGTCGGGATTAACCTCAAGACCGGCCGGCCCAAGCAGGAGGCTATCCGCGACGCCGTGCAAAAGGTCCTGGGCGACGGCCGGTACCGTGCCGGCAGCCAGCGGATCGGTGCGGCGATTGCCGCTTCCCCTGGCGTGGACGGGCTGATCGACGAGATGGAAGCGATGCTGCGGAAGGTGTGA
- a CDS encoding GNAT family N-acetyltransferase, whose product MIRKARPGDLETLQAIEVLAGEAFRAVGLDAIADDDPPNLNDLRGYAVAGRAWVATDSVDSPIAYILVDEIDQGAHIAQVTVHPQRSRQGIGKALIEEVERWARSCGLQALTLTTFSEVPWNAPYYARLGFTELPEPQWTEDLHRIVEMEASQGLGAWPRVVMRRNVTAGE is encoded by the coding sequence GTGATCAGAAAAGCCAGACCGGGTGACCTGGAAACACTGCAGGCCATTGAGGTCCTCGCCGGCGAGGCGTTCCGGGCGGTGGGGCTGGATGCCATCGCGGACGATGATCCGCCGAACCTCAATGACCTGCGAGGCTACGCGGTGGCGGGCCGGGCCTGGGTCGCCACTGATTCGGTGGACAGCCCAATCGCGTACATCCTCGTCGATGAGATTGATCAGGGTGCCCACATCGCCCAGGTCACGGTGCACCCCCAGCGCTCCCGCCAGGGTATTGGCAAGGCGTTGATCGAAGAAGTGGAGCGCTGGGCGCGAAGTTGCGGGCTTCAGGCGCTCACCCTGACCACCTTCAGCGAGGTCCCGTGGAACGCGCCGTATTACGCCCGCCTGGGCTTCACGGAGTTGCCGGAACCACAGTGGACTGAAGACCTGCATCGAATCGTTGAGATGGAGGCGTCACAGGGCCTTGGCGCCTGGCCCCGTGTGGTCATGAGGCGGAACGTCACCGCGGGGGAGTAG
- a CDS encoding trypsin-like serine protease, whose translation MRIWKKLRAGGGAAVVLAVAAVLALTAAVPAGAVTGDYAKDNEHPFVGLVVFYGPHGEFHHRCSGSLLTPTVFLTAGHCTAGASSARVYFQQDAGADWNPETGTDPDTGYPGACADGTRGTECAESHELYNYGYTSMAAVPETKDVGLVILKQHIMLKEYARLAAPGTLDALTTRRGQQETTFTVSGYGISEANPVSDTSFRERLMAESKLTNLTSASADGYNIQTNGNGKGLGGTCTADSGGPLFYGTAESNTIAGITSFNHNRYCKGTNFSYRTDRQDVIDWITATAGDESADIVVGTP comes from the coding sequence ATGCGCATTTGGAAGAAATTACGCGCCGGCGGCGGTGCCGCCGTCGTTCTGGCCGTTGCTGCGGTGCTGGCCCTGACAGCGGCCGTCCCGGCCGGTGCGGTCACCGGTGATTATGCCAAGGACAACGAGCACCCCTTCGTGGGGCTGGTTGTTTTCTACGGTCCCCACGGCGAGTTCCACCACAGGTGCTCGGGCTCCCTGCTGACGCCCACCGTGTTCCTGACCGCAGGTCACTGCACCGCCGGCGCTTCCTCGGCCCGGGTCTACTTCCAGCAGGACGCCGGCGCGGACTGGAACCCTGAAACCGGAACGGATCCGGACACCGGCTACCCTGGCGCCTGCGCGGACGGAACGCGGGGAACGGAGTGCGCGGAGTCGCACGAACTGTACAACTACGGCTACACCAGCATGGCCGCGGTCCCGGAAACCAAGGACGTCGGCCTGGTGATCCTGAAGCAGCACATCATGCTCAAGGAGTACGCGCGCCTCGCGGCACCGGGGACCCTGGACGCGCTGACCACCAGGCGCGGACAGCAGGAAACAACCTTCACCGTGAGCGGCTACGGAATCTCCGAAGCCAACCCGGTTTCCGACACCTCGTTCCGGGAACGGCTCATGGCCGAGTCCAAACTGACGAACCTCACCAGCGCGAGCGCCGACGGCTACAACATCCAGACCAACGGCAACGGCAAGGGCCTCGGCGGCACCTGCACTGCCGACTCCGGCGGGCCGCTGTTCTACGGGACCGCCGAGTCCAACACCATCGCCGGCATCACCTCGTTCAACCACAACCGCTACTGCAAGGGAACGAACTTCTCCTACCGCACCGACCGGCAGGACGTCATCGACTGGATCACCGCCACCGCCGGGGACGAGTCCGCGGATATCGTCGTCGGGACGCCGTAG
- a CDS encoding SGNH/GDSL hydrolase family protein: protein MAIGDSFTEGVGDPEERCAGGLRGWADRVAEELSAERKDFAYANLAIRGLLLDQILKQQIEPALELKPDLITLSAGGNDMVFHRTDPDKLAAKLEAGVERLSDTGATIMLFAGPDWRRTPILGRSRSRIAIFNENIRIVAAAHDCLLVDLWTLPGLRDPRMWDPDRLHFSPLGHHTIAMQVLDTLQVQHSLQPLEPKALPRSNWRDARAGDLAWARTYFLPWAWQRITPPRIPLPGVHDHPAPAPLLPKRPVFAPVYAVRTVAVKAVAEFLA, encoded by the coding sequence GTGGCAATCGGAGATTCGTTTACCGAGGGCGTCGGCGACCCCGAGGAACGCTGCGCCGGAGGGCTCCGGGGCTGGGCGGACCGGGTGGCAGAGGAGCTCAGCGCTGAGCGGAAAGACTTTGCCTACGCGAATCTGGCCATCCGTGGCCTGCTTCTGGACCAGATACTTAAACAGCAGATCGAGCCGGCGCTGGAACTGAAACCGGACCTGATTACACTGTCCGCCGGCGGGAACGACATGGTGTTCCACCGGACCGACCCGGACAAGCTGGCTGCCAAGCTGGAAGCCGGAGTGGAACGGCTGAGTGACACCGGCGCCACCATCATGCTGTTCGCCGGGCCGGACTGGCGGCGCACGCCCATCCTGGGGCGGAGCCGCTCCCGGATAGCCATCTTTAACGAGAACATCCGGATCGTCGCTGCCGCGCACGACTGCCTGCTGGTGGACCTGTGGACGCTGCCTGGACTCAGGGATCCGCGGATGTGGGACCCGGACCGGCTGCACTTCTCGCCGCTGGGCCACCACACCATCGCCATGCAGGTGCTGGACACCCTGCAGGTGCAGCATTCGCTGCAGCCGCTGGAGCCGAAGGCCCTGCCGCGCAGCAACTGGCGCGATGCCAGGGCCGGCGACCTTGCCTGGGCGCGGACCTACTTCCTGCCGTGGGCGTGGCAGCGCATCACGCCGCCGCGCATTCCCCTGCCGGGTGTCCACGACCATCCGGCGCCCGCGCCCCTGCTGCCGAAACGGCCCGTGTTCGCGCCGGTTTATGCCGTGCGGACCGTTGCGGTGAAGGCCGTGGCTGAGTTCCTGGCGTAG